The nucleotide sequence TGACCGATGACGGAGACGGCGTCCAGGGTGCGGGCGGTGGCAGCGGAGTCCGCGCTCAACGCTGCGTCTACGTCGGCAGCATTTGCATTGGCAGCGCACAGCGCGATCGCTACGGCGATCGTCAGGGGTCGGTTGAGCATGAGGGTCCGTTGCAAGATGGAGATGGCCTGCGTGGAGCAGGTGCATCGCCATGGTGCGAGCGGAAGATTAAGGGATTCTTACGTACGGACTCTGCTGGCCCAAAGTGCGACCTTGATCATGGAATGCTGATCCATTGGTCATGGAGGCTGGCAATGTGGCCCTGGCCTGAAAATCAATGACGTCGCTAAGCAGAGAGTGGGTCTGCTCGTGGCCAGAAGCGGACACACCCGCGACTCATCGCCGCGCGGTGCGGAAGCGAGCTACAGATGCAACGCGCGGTACGGCCGTCCGCGGCTCCTAGCCAGCCGCCCTCATCATTGCTGTTGCCGTATGAAAGCTTCCACAGCTTCCTCAACCGCCTCGGTCGGATTGCGGGGAAGAATGTTCACAGGAATCACCACTTCGCAGTCAATCGGCTCCCGACCTTCCAGAAGGAGTTCGACGACTGCGTTTCCTATCACGCGGTGAAATACCGTATAGAACGCCCGGACGTCTTGCTCGACCGGACGATGCTCGTCGTTCTGGAGGAGGCAACTGTTATCAAGCTGCGTGTGGACCTGCCCGTTCCGAAAATCCAGAACAAGGGCAAACATCATCGTCATTCGATCATTAAATAGCAGCACTCTAGCCGCGCCTTCATGGACCGCATCCACACGCATCGTCATGGCGCCGAGGCCTGGAAGCGGGTCATCTGGCCAAAGTCGCAATCCGACTCGAAGCCCTTCTAGCTCAAGCAAAGCTGAGTCGGGAGTACCGCCGGCCTTGAGCGTCGCCAATGCCTGAGGATCAATGAGCGGCTCCCATGGTTCCAGCCGATTACGCGACGCGTAGACTGACCTAGCAGTAGGTACGTTCAATTCGTGAGCGATGTAGCGCCGTGCCAGCTCCCTCATAAGGACCAAGTCTGCGGCAATGCGACGCCGATCAAAGGGGATATCGGGATCGACGATATCCCCGCCGAACGATGCATGAGCCACGGCATTGCGCCCACTGTCATACAAGTGACGACCAACATCCTCGCCCGCCGCCCGCAGCTCCGCAATGCGAGCAACTGCGCGCTCTTCAGGTAAATGGTCGAGGTTTCTCGTGAACCAATCGGCCCGCCCTCGTCCATCCTGATACTGCGACTCGATAACCTTGAAATAGCTCAGGAACGCATAGCTGTCGTGAACACCCGACAACCTTTCCCCCTCTCGCCAGAAGGCTAATGCGATCCGGACATTCTCGTCCTCGATGATTGGCATATAGTTGCAGTCGAAACTCTTACTCCCGGACTGCCCGACTGAGGAATGCGCCAGGCGAGTTCCGACGCCAAAGACTGTCGCCCGACTCCCGTGCATGATATCGACTACGTCCACGAAGCCATGGCGAAACCAGCCCAGAACCGAGGTGAAGCGATACAGCCTGGATAGACATTCGTCGCGCCGCTGCATGGCGCCCGGCATTGTGATCGCTGGCGCCAGCCGCTGTTCGCCATTATCCGTTCCACGAAGAATGAAATCGTCACCTGCGTATTGGATCCAGACGTCCTTAGCTGGCCAGGGAATGGACGACGCAACTGCTCCCGTAAACCATCCCATTTGGCTACGAAGCTTCTGATCGACAGCATCACCAAAGGCATGGGGAATATATGGCGTTCGCATTTGCGCTCAGTTGCCCTGCCGGATGTTTCTATCCTACTAGACAGGTGTCAATAGTTCCCAGTGTCTGTCGGAATTGGGTCCGAATTGGACATTACCAAGGTCGCAAAACGCGCTGCCCTGGCGGGTGCCCGCTTGTGGCCCGAAGCTGACATCCACTCTAGCGTTCACCCATGCGACTTGATGCAGACCGGCTTAGTAACGCATCCCACTCCCACTCTATCCAGATCACTCTGTCTGTGGCTGGGTCGTCTACTCCAATTCGATGGGGAAACTGGGCACAGTAAAGTGCGGAAGAAAGCGACTCCACAAGTCGCGATGCTTCCAGCCACGTGGTGGCAAGTGCACCCGACGCATGCATCACGTCGTGGGTTGAAGGATCCATCGCAAAGTCTGAGTCATCAAGGCCGATATAGCGCAGAATCACTTGGCCGTTGAGGGCGGACTCGTGCGACTCAAGAGGGATAAGGCAATCCAAGAGGTAGGGCTCAATGCCCCTGAGACCATGAGGGGCGTAGATTTCGATCTGGAAGTGACATCCGGTCATGAAGCCTCGCAGCAGTCGGGCCTAATCATCCTCACTTCCAATGTCCGCCTTTGGGTCGAAAACGGACTGTAGCACCACTGTCGCGCCGCGCCCCGGCCAAACGTCCGGTCTCGGTCATTGGGGGAACATAGCTCGGCGCTTTGGCCGGATGCTCTCGTTACGCAGCAGGCGAACCGTCGGCAGCAAAATCCGCGATCATCGCGGCGGTTTCCTCGACGCTACTGCATATGCAGGGCGATCTTGCATCGTCCCAACTGGGTACAGAAGAGACCTGAGACGCTACCTTGTAAAGGAACTCTGCACGGACGCATACGCGTCTTACCCGAGCCAGTCCAAGTATGTCGCCCGCATGATTGAAACCTACGATATTCTTCCGACCTCTATAGTCGCCGTCCCCGTCAAATAGCAGCGCGCCATCGAACTTGCCGTCGCGTGCCAAATCTACGATTGAGGTCATCCAGGAACTCCTCCTGAAGTGTGCCAATTGGTGAAACGGCAGCATATCCCCGCTTCAGGTCGGTCGCCGACATTACCATCTTCCCCGGCGGTCGGTCTCGGCACAGTGTCCGCTCTCGGCCAACAACTTGCATCGAACTTAGCGGAGTCCGAGCATCGCATGAGCACGGCCGCTCACTCCGCAGCCAGCTGGTCCATCCGGATCCTATTGGCAAACAACGAGAACGCCAGCATCCCCGCCAACCCATTGGCCCGACTCACCCAATGCGGCAGCCAGCGCGGTGGGCGCAGGATGCCCTCTTCGAACAGCGGCGCAAAATCAATTGCGTCGGTCAATGACATCTTCCCGGCGAACAACCAGCGGCAGTTCTGCAGGCGGTCTTCTGCCAGCATGTGGCGGAAGAAGGTGTGCACGGACACCAGGCCGCGCAGGTAAACGGTGTCTTTGGTGAACGCCGCGCCGCCGGTAGCGGGTACGCCGCGGAACACGCGTTGCGCCGATGCGAAGCTCTCTTCGTTGTTCTGCCCCGCATCGCAGAAGTAGCGGAACACCTGGATGAAGTCCGCCCCCTCCCGCGCCATCGCAATGGCTTCGGTACGCAAGCTGATGCGCTTGAGCCGCTCGATGTCGATGCTGCCGGTGATCTGCTCGGCGAAAGTAGCCAACCCTTCCTGGGTGGCCGTCACGCGCGGCGACGACAACGCCAGGCTGGGCAGGTGCGGCTGTTCGCGACCATTGAGCGCAGTGAGCGAATGCACCAGCGCTTCATGGTGGAACAGCTGCGCACGATCGTAGGCACTGAAGCGCGCACTGGTGCGCAGGCGGATGCGGGTGGGGCCGGCGGCGGCCTTGGAGATCAGTTCCGGGTCCAGCTGCACGCTGATGATGCGCGATTCGAAGAAGGCGTCCAGGTCGCTCTGCAGCTGAAGCTGCAAGGCCGTAGCCGAAACGGGCACCTGTTCTTCCGGAGCCAGCAGCTCGTGGTCGAGCTCCTGTGCGATCTGTATGAAATGCCGGGCCGCCTCGCGGGTGCTGGGGCCGTTACCGGGTAGCGGCTGCTCCGGCGAGCCGAACAGCTCCACCGAGTAGCGGTCCACTTCGGCGGTACCGAGGGACTCGAGCAGGCCAGCGGCCAGGTCCCAGCTGTGGGCCGAGCGCTGGATGTACAGGCCCAGCGGATGGCTGAGGTCGCACTGGGCGCTGAGCGCGGCCAGTTCGCGGCGGGTGTCGGTGAAATCGAGTTTGGGGTACTCCAGCACCGGCAGGACCGGGCGCCCGCGCGCCACGCTGGCGAGAAAAGGGGCCTGCAGCGAGGCCGGCCAGCTGGTCAGGGTCAGCAGGCGGATGCCGCCAACAGCCTCCACCAACCGGGCGTCCAGCGCGGTGTGGTGGGTCACATCCCGGTCCACGGTCATCGGCGGGCGGTGAGGAGCGATGCTCATGAGGCGGACATTAGCAGGGTCGCCCGGCGATGTCGGCCCCTCCCCTGCGTACAGCCACGCAGGGCGTGGCTCTACCGGTAGATCGTCAGCGTTTTTTGCCCGGGGGGCGCCACTGTGCGCCTTTGCTTACATGCTTGCGCTCCAGCGCTTGCTGCGCCTGGCGCACCGCCAGCTTGGCGGCGGCCGCGGCCACTTCTTCCTTCAGCTTGAAGTAGTTCAGCAGCCGCTCTTCATCCAGCTCACCCGACTCGATGGCCGCACGCACCGCGCAGCCTGGCTCGCGCTGGTGGGCGCAGTCGCGGAAGCGGCACTGTTCGGCCAGCGCTTCGACGTCGGCAAAGCCCACTTCGCCCAGCGCTTCTTCACCGGTGGGCTTGAGCTCGCGCATGCCGGGGGTGTCGATCAGGCAGGCGCCGGACGGCATCGGAATCAGCGCGCGGTGGGTGGTGGTGTGGCGGCCCTTGGAGTCATTGCCGCGCACTTCGGCGGTCTTCATCAGCTCGTAGCCGAGCAGCGTATTGGTCAGGGTCGACTTGCCGGCGCCGGAGGAACCCACCAGCACCACGGTCTGCCCGGCGCCCAGCCACGGCAGCAACGCGCTGGCGCTGGCCGGGTCGCGGCCGTTGATGGCCAGCAGCGGGATGTCCTGCGCGGCCAGCTCTTCGAGCACGGCCAGGGCGTCTTCACTGTATTCGGTCTGGTCGGCCTTGGTCAGCACCACCACCGGGCGCGCGCCACCGCCGCCGACCAGCATCAGGTAACGCTCGATCCGGCGCGGGTTGAAGTCCGAATCCAGCCCGCAGACGATGAACACGGTATCGATATTGGCCGCGATCACCTGCTGGTGGTAATGCTCGCCCGCTGCACCGCGCTTGATCGCGGTACGGCGGGGCAGCAACGCCACGATCAGGTTGCCTTCCAGCAGCACCCAGTCGCCCACCGCCGCACGCTCGTGGCTGGGGAAGCGCGGGCGCTGCCATTCGGCGGGCGATTCGGTCTTGATTGCCGCGCCGGGGGCGTCGGCCACCACGTAGCCGGTGCGGTGCTGTTCCACCACCCGGCCCGGGCGGGCCTGCGGGTGGGCGTCGAACAGGGCCTGCCAGGCCGGCAGCTCGGGGGCGCCTGCCCAGGGCCAGCCCATGGTCTGCAGGGCGTGGAAGTCGATCGGTTCGCTCATGGGCCCATTCTAGGCGAAGGGCCGCAACCGCACCGCAGCATTTCCGCTACCATGCGATTTCCATGCCCGAAACCACGGCCCAGTCATGTCCACGCCCCCGCTGAAGCCGCTTGCTACCCGCGAGCGCCTGTCCGAAGTCCGCTACGAGATCCGGGGCGAACTGGCGCGGCGAGCGCGGGAGCTGGAGGCGCAGGGGCGCAAGCTTATCAAGCTGAACATCGGCAACCCGGGCAACTTCGGGTTCCGCGCGCCGGAACACCTGCAGCGCGCCATTGCCGACGACATGGGCCGCACCGACCCCTACACCCACCAGCAGGGCCTGCCCGAGGCACGCGAGGCGATTGCCGCCGCGTATGCCCGCCGTGGCGCCCCCGACGCGCACCCGGACCGGGTGTTCATCGGCAACGGGGTGAGCGAGCTGATCGACCTGTCGCTGCGCGCCCTGCTCAACCCCGGCGACGAAGTGCTGGTGCCCTCGCCCGACTATCCGCTGTGGTCGGCGGCGACCATCCTCAACGACGGCCGCCCGGTGTATTACCGCTGCGCGCCGGAGAACAACTTCCAGCCGGACCCGGTGGAAATCGAGTCACTGGTGTCCTCGCGCACCCGCGCGATCGTGCTGATCAACCCGAACAACCCCAGCGGCGCCAGCTATCCGCGCGAGCTGCTGGAGCGCATCGTGGCGGTGGCGACCAAGCACAACCTGCTGCTGATGGTCGATGAGATCTACGACCAGATCCTGTACGACGGCGCGCAGTTCCAGCCGGTAGCCCCGCTGGCCGGCGACCACCCCTGCATCACCTTCAGCGGCCTGAGCAAGGTGCATCGCGCCTGCGGCTGGCGCGTGGGCTGGGCGATGCTGTCCGGCGCCGCCGAGCGCCTGGGCGAGTTCCGCGCGGCGATGGACCTGCTCAGCGCGCTGCGCCTGTGCGCCAACGTGCCGGGCCAGTACGCCATCGACGCGGCCGTGAACGGGCCGGACACGGTGTCTGCGCTGTGCGCCCCCGGTGGACGCCTGTATGAAACCCGGCGTGCGGTGATCGAGGCCTGCAACGCCAGCGAACACCTTTCGCTGGTGGCCCCGGCCGGCGCGCTGTATGCGTTCCCGGCGGTGGTGGGCGATGCAGCGCGTAGTTTCGACGACCATGATTTCGCGCTGGACCTGATGAACCAGGAAGGCGTGCTGGTGGTACCCGGCTCGAGCTTCAATGTGCCCTACCGCCACCACTTCCGCGTGACCCTGCTGCCGGAGGCCGAAGTGATGCGCGATGTATTCGCGCGCATCGACCGGGCGCTGGCGCGCCGCGCCGAGGCCAATACCAAGGTGGTCCCGCTCAAGCCGCGCAGTGCGGTGGCCTGAGGTGGCGGTGTCCTATCTGGCGCTGGGCGACTCGTACACCATCGGTGAAGGCGTGGCCCCGGCCGGGCGCTGGCCGGTGCAGCTGGCGACGGCGCTGCAGGAAGACGGCCACGTGGTGGCCGAACCGCAGATCATCGCCACCACCGGCTGGACCACCGACGAGCTGGATGCCGGCATCGATGCCGCCGCGCCGCAGGGCCCGTTCGGTTTCGTCAGCCTGCTGATCGGGGTCAACGACCAGTACCGTGGGCGCAGCGTGGACGACTACCGCCCGCGCTTCACCGCGCTGTTGCAGCGCGCGATCGCGTTCGCCGACAACCGCCCGAAGCGCGTACTGGTGCTGTCGATTCCCGACTGGGGCGTGACCCCGTTCGCACGCGAGAAGGGCCGCGACCCGGCGCAGATCGCACGCGAGCTGGACGCCTACAATGCCGCCGCGAAGGCGATCTGCGCCGACCATGGCGTGGCCTTCGCGGACATCACGCCCGTCAGCCGCGAACGCGGCGCCGAACCGGCGATGCTGGTCGAAGACGGCCTGCATCCGTCCGCCACGATGTACACCGAATGGACGCGCCTGGCCCTGCCGGTGGCGCGCACCCTCCTGGACGACGAGGCAGCACGCTGAGCCCGAACGCCCCCGGCCCCCGCCATTCCGCGCTGGGCATTGCGGGACTGGTGGCGAGCCTGGTCGCGTTGGTGCTGTTCGCGGTCACCGCGCACGTTGCCCACCTGCCCAGCCATGCCGCCATGCAGGAAACCCCGGTGGCCGTGCTGGTGCTGCTGTTTGTCGGTCTGGGGGTCACCACCGTGGCCCTGCTGCTGGGTATCGGCAGCGCGCTGCAGCACCAACGGCGTCGCGTGACCGGGGTGCTGGCGCTGGGGCTGGCGTTCACGCTGCTGCTGGCGCACGCCTCGCTGGCCAGCTGGATGCACCAGCAATGGCAACAGGCGCATCCCGACGTGGCGTCGGACGAGGGTTGAGGCAGGCCGCCCCGTGGCGGTCGGCAGTGCGATGCAACGTTTCCGGTACGGTCACGTGCCCCGGGGCGAGGGCGCGTAGAATACCGGGTTCGAAACTCCGGACCCCGACCGCCATGTCCCTTGATCCCGCCCTGCGCTCGCGCATCGAATCCATCCTCACCGCCAACCGCGTCGTGCTGTTCATGAAGGGCCAGCCGACCATGCCGCAGTGCGGGTTCTCGGCCAAGGCCGTGGGCGCGCTGCAGGACCTGGGCGTGGAGTTCGCCCACGTCAACGTGCTGGCCGACGCCGAGATCCGCGAAGGCATCAAGGCCTATGGCGACTGGCCGACCATCCCGCAGCTGTACATCGAAGGCGAACTGGTCGGCGGCAGCGACATCATCCTGCAGATGGCCAGCAGCGGTGAGCTGAGCAGCGTGCTCGGCCTGGCCGCGCCTGACCGCACCCCGCCGCGCATCACCGTGACCCCGGCTGCGGTGGAAATGCTGCGCGGCGCGCTGGCCGACGCCCCGGGCGCCGCCCTGCAGCTGGGCGTCGACGCGCAGTTCCAGCCGAACTTCCAGCTGGCCCCGCACGACGACAACGCGATTGCCGCCGAATCCAACGGCCTGCGCGTGCAGTTCGACCTGGCCAGCGCGCGCCGCGCCGAAGGCATCACCATCGACTGGGTGGACGACATCCGCGGCAAGGGCCTGGCGATCGACAACCCGAACGCGCCGAAGACCGTGCAGGAGCTGTCGGTGCGCGAC is from Stenotrophomonas bentonitica and encodes:
- the mauJ gene encoding methylamine utilization protein MauJ: MRTPYIPHAFGDAVDQKLRSQMGWFTGAVASSIPWPAKDVWIQYAGDDFILRGTDNGEQRLAPAITMPGAMQRRDECLSRLYRFTSVLGWFRHGFVDVVDIMHGSRATVFGVGTRLAHSSVGQSGSKSFDCNYMPIIEDENVRIALAFWREGERLSGVHDSYAFLSYFKVIESQYQDGRGRADWFTRNLDHLPEERAVARIAELRAAGEDVGRHLYDSGRNAVAHASFGGDIVDPDIPFDRRRIAADLVLMRELARRYIAHELNVPTARSVYASRNRLEPWEPLIDPQALATLKAGGTPDSALLELEGLRVGLRLWPDDPLPGLGAMTMRVDAVHEGAARVLLFNDRMTMMFALVLDFRNGQVHTQLDNSCLLQNDEHRPVEQDVRAFYTVFHRVIGNAVVELLLEGREPIDCEVVIPVNILPRNPTEAVEEAVEAFIRQQQ
- a CDS encoding flavohemoglobin expression-modulating QEGLA motif protein; translated protein: MSIAPHRPPMTVDRDVTHHTALDARLVEAVGGIRLLTLTSWPASLQAPFLASVARGRPVLPVLEYPKLDFTDTRRELAALSAQCDLSHPLGLYIQRSAHSWDLAAGLLESLGTAEVDRYSVELFGSPEQPLPGNGPSTREAARHFIQIAQELDHELLAPEEQVPVSATALQLQLQSDLDAFFESRIISVQLDPELISKAAAGPTRIRLRTSARFSAYDRAQLFHHEALVHSLTALNGREQPHLPSLALSSPRVTATQEGLATFAEQITGSIDIERLKRISLRTEAIAMAREGADFIQVFRYFCDAGQNNEESFASAQRVFRGVPATGGAAFTKDTVYLRGLVSVHTFFRHMLAEDRLQNCRWLFAGKMSLTDAIDFAPLFEEGILRPPRWLPHWVSRANGLAGMLAFSLFANRIRMDQLAAE
- the rsgA gene encoding ribosome small subunit-dependent GTPase A, producing MSEPIDFHALQTMGWPWAGAPELPAWQALFDAHPQARPGRVVEQHRTGYVVADAPGAAIKTESPAEWQRPRFPSHERAAVGDWVLLEGNLIVALLPRRTAIKRGAAGEHYHQQVIAANIDTVFIVCGLDSDFNPRRIERYLMLVGGGGARPVVVLTKADQTEYSEDALAVLEELAAQDIPLLAINGRDPASASALLPWLGAGQTVVLVGSSGAGKSTLTNTLLGYELMKTAEVRGNDSKGRHTTTHRALIPMPSGACLIDTPGMRELKPTGEEALGEVGFADVEALAEQCRFRDCAHQREPGCAVRAAIESGELDEERLLNYFKLKEEVAAAAAKLAVRQAQQALERKHVSKGAQWRPPGKKR
- a CDS encoding pyridoxal phosphate-dependent aminotransferase; this translates as MSTPPLKPLATRERLSEVRYEIRGELARRARELEAQGRKLIKLNIGNPGNFGFRAPEHLQRAIADDMGRTDPYTHQQGLPEAREAIAAAYARRGAPDAHPDRVFIGNGVSELIDLSLRALLNPGDEVLVPSPDYPLWSAATILNDGRPVYYRCAPENNFQPDPVEIESLVSSRTRAIVLINPNNPSGASYPRELLERIVAVATKHNLLLMVDEIYDQILYDGAQFQPVAPLAGDHPCITFSGLSKVHRACGWRVGWAMLSGAAERLGEFRAAMDLLSALRLCANVPGQYAIDAAVNGPDTVSALCAPGGRLYETRRAVIEACNASEHLSLVAPAGALYAFPAVVGDAARSFDDHDFALDLMNQEGVLVVPGSSFNVPYRHHFRVTLLPEAEVMRDVFARIDRALARRAEANTKVVPLKPRSAVA
- a CDS encoding SGNH/GDSL hydrolase family protein; amino-acid sequence: MAVSYLALGDSYTIGEGVAPAGRWPVQLATALQEDGHVVAEPQIIATTGWTTDELDAGIDAAAPQGPFGFVSLLIGVNDQYRGRSVDDYRPRFTALLQRAIAFADNRPKRVLVLSIPDWGVTPFAREKGRDPAQIARELDAYNAAAKAICADHGVAFADITPVSRERGAEPAMLVEDGLHPSATMYTEWTRLALPVARTLLDDEAAR
- the grxD gene encoding Grx4 family monothiol glutaredoxin — protein: MSLDPALRSRIESILTANRVVLFMKGQPTMPQCGFSAKAVGALQDLGVEFAHVNVLADAEIREGIKAYGDWPTIPQLYIEGELVGGSDIILQMASSGELSSVLGLAAPDRTPPRITVTPAAVEMLRGALADAPGAALQLGVDAQFQPNFQLAPHDDNAIAAESNGLRVQFDLASARRAEGITIDWVDDIRGKGLAIDNPNAPKTVQELSVRDADDQRRAGSVTIVDVRPADERAIAAIDGAFETFDGDNRARLEALPKDTPLAFLCHHGGRSAQAAEQFRALGFSKVFNITGGIDAWSDAVDNSVPKY